Within the Planctomycetota bacterium genome, the region GGTATAAGCGGTGGTGGATTATGGCATTTGTTACTTAAAGAACAAGAAAACGGGTCTATTAATGTTGATGACACTATTTTGTCTGGCGTGATTTTCTATCAAACAGAAAAGAAAGAAAATAAGCGTTATATTAAGTGTCATGGTCACTATAGTATTTACGAAAAGGTCTATAAAGCAATAATACAAAAGTATTCCGATGGATAATGTCTACTACATCTCACTCTCTTATCCACTCCCTGCCATGGGGTAGGATAGTGGGTGCCGGACTCATAGATACAGAGTACTATCCGGTAGGATACGGGATACTCTGGGGATATTACAGCTATACAGACGGCGTATCCCTGCATCACCGGATACCTATCCCAAGATTACAGAGTATATATCCTATGATTAGTAATGCCATATCCGTAGATGGCTAATGGCGTATCCCAAGATTACTAAGTATGTATCTGTAGATGACTAATACCGTATCCTGATATTACAGGGTACATATCTATGGATTAGTGACGGCATATCCGTAGATAACAGGATACCTATCCCTATATTACTAATAGTGTATCCGTAGATAACCCATAGCCTATCCCAATACTACTAACGGGATATCCGTAGATTACAGAGTATATAGGGGTAGATATGGAGTAGGGTAGGAGTGGGGTATCCCCACCCCCAAAAAAGCCAACTGCACCAAAAAGGCAGTTTTAACGCAATATAACGAGGATTCAGCCTGTTTTTGGATTTATTCAGATTTTTCACTGCACCAAAAACTCACTTTTGTGTGCACTTAACTGCACCAAAAACCATGTTTTTTGGGTATTTTGTAAGCTGATTAAGCAGATTTAGCTGATTAACCCTTTGTCCTCTGATAAATCTGTGTAATCTGTGGCTTATATTGAGAATGGCATCAAATATACCTGCCTCGCCGGCAAGGCGGGTGCATTTTTATACCCATAGTTCCCTTTTTCAGTTGACAAAGTTCCCTTTTTGAGTTGACAAAGTATCGTGCTACAGTTGGCGCCCATTAGGAATAATGGTTATTTCCGTCCCCTTAAATTAGGCGTGGCGGTTGGAAGATATTATCTGCGTAGAGTAGAAAAGATTAGCCACAGAGGCACAGAGAACACAGAGGGGATTATTTGGTTTCTTCTAGGCCGAATTTAAAGAATTCGTAAATATCGTCTAAGGCATGTGACCATTGGAGATTAAAATAACCTCCGGAAGTTGTGAGTTTTTTAATATTTGAGCCGTCAGCATTCATCGTGTAAATATTACAAGCGATTCTTTCATTAGTCTCTTTGTTTATTACTTCTCTTGAAGAAGTGAAAGCTATTTTAGTCCCGTCCGGGCTCCATGTCGGTGAAGAATCGGTTCCACTATCCGTTAATTTCGTTATTTTTTTAGTGGCGACGTTTAATATATAAATATTTCCTTCTAGATGATGCCAGTCCGGAAAACCAGTAATGCCCGGCATAGCGGAAATATCTTTTTCTTTTCCGCAGACAAAGGCGATTTTGGAGCCGTCCGGATTCCAGGCAGGGTAAAATAGGCTTTTAAGTTCGTCGTTGCTTTCCAATAATAATTCCTCCTTACCCCAATTTAAGCCGGCTTTGTTTAGACGGAATTTATCCAGATTGCTGAAATATGAAACATAAACAAATTCATCACGGTTTCGGTTCCATGATAAAAAGTATTTTTCTGGTGTCATATCAGCGGAGGATAATATTTGTTCACGCATTATCTCCTCTTTTTCAGCTAAATCTAATTTTTGAATCTCTCGTTCCATAATAAATATAATATGGCTTTCTTCATGCGGAGACCAGGCAAGATAACTTATCTTTTCCATAAAACCTTTTTTCCTAATGACTTCTTTATTAGAACCATTTATATCCATACAAGAGATTTCATAATCATGTAAATCTTCTTTTTTCGTAACAAAGGCGATTTTAGTGGCTTTGCCGTTCCAGACCGGCGAGAAGTGTTCGTAACCGTCATCTGTCAGCTTTTTTTCGCTGCCATCAAGGTTTACCAGATAGATATCATTTTCCATGCCTGCGGTACATAGGATGCCCGGTGTGCCGATAAGTGGGTAGAAACTTTTTAATAGAAGCTTTAATCTGTTCTTGATTTCCGGATTATCCTTTTGTAAATATTGCTTGACGGTTAGCGCTAATGATTGCAATTCTTTTTTTATATCAGGTGAGTGATTAGAGCGATATTGCTTAATTAGGTTTTTCCCATAGGCTTGCAGGGCTTCCTGCGCCTTTTCCCGCGTTTCCCAATCGTCGCTTCCGAGCTGGGAGATTAGTAGTGAGTAGTCAGTAGTGAGGGGTGAGGATTTAATTTCTTCGCTATCTACTCGATGCTCGCTACTCGGTGCTGGTTCTGTCGTGCCGCATCCAATCACCCCGACCAGCATTAATAAAGCTGATATGATTTTTATTCCTGTTCCCATGGCTTCCTTATTATAATTTGTTATATTTTAATTTAAAATCCCTGTTAAGTCAAGCGGTTTTTGGGGTTATCGTTTGTCACGGTGGGGACCGGACAACTGATTACCCACGCACCACCATGGGGTGCGGGTTTTACTGCTTGAAGGTGATGGTTATTTCCCGCTCTTCTTCCCGCGCGATGCGGTTCACGAATTCGCGGAATTCCTTGTAGTCCTTTGCCGGGATGCGCCTGGTTTTAAGCGTTATCTTTTCCGTAAATACAATCCGCTCATTATCACCTTCGTTCGCGGCTGGCGTGATTTCATACGTAATCTTAAATGTCCCGAATTTGGTCGCCAGCTCCACTTTTCCCGGAAGCGATTTTACCTGGGCATCCAAAGGCAGGATGAATTCATTGCGGATGGAATCCTCATAAGGGAATTTGTTAATCGGCAATAATAAATCAAACTTCCTTTCCGATAGGGCAGTCAGCCCGTAAAGCCCCTGCGGAGCGATGGGTAAATCCCGCCCTGTTTTAGGAGGGAAGAGAACCGCTTTAAAAGATAAATCCTTGGTGCCTTCTTTTGCCCCATTCTGCCGAAGGTCCCCATTATCGGGTGTCCCCGAAGCAAAGCGGAGCGGGGCCTGGGCTAATTTCGGGATATTCGCATCAACCGTAACCGAAGGAGGGGTTTCCAGTTCACCCAGAGCAGATGTCTTTACCGAATTCACCGTGGTCCCGCCGTAAAGGTTGCCCAGCATTCTTTCCATTATCAGGCTGCTTTTAGCCGGGTTAAAGAAATAATACCTTATCTCGCCCCCTCGCTCGCCTTTAAAGAGCATCTTCATATTAAGCCGCGCATTGCCTTTTTTGTCAAGCCGGATGGTGTTAATTTCTCTGCGGCTGTTATCTTCCGGGGCTAACGGAGGTATTTCTTTTATCGCGCCGCCGGTTTCATTCAAGACCAGTACCTTGGAATCCGTATCCGCTGCCGGGACCGTGCCCATGGCGTTAAAGACGGCTGTTCCATCCAGCCAGAGTTCCTGCCCGTTTTCAAGCTGGACGTAAGAGATGCAGTGGTTAAAATGTTCCACCATGGGGAGTGTTAGGTCATCTTTGCCTTTCGATTCTTCGGCGTAAATCAAAACCGGGTAGGCGGTTATTCCCATATCGTTCAGAAAGACGTTAATCATGGTTGCTTTGTCTTTGCAATCGCCGAAGCGCCGGGCGAATATGGTAGAGGCGCGGTAGGGCTTCCAGCCGTGGATTCCGTATTCCCAGGCGACGTATCTTATTTCGCTTATGACATAGGTATAAACCACCCAGATTTTCGCCTCAATTGGTGCGTTCGGCTTGATATAGGGTTTAAGGGTATCGCGCATTTCATCCGTTATATCATACTGCCGTTTTATCAGGTTCCAATACCATTTGCCGAATTCTTTCCAGCCTTTTTCACCGGCCGGGTAAGAAGAAACCTCCAGGCGCGGCGCGGTTTCTTCCAATGGCGGCATCAAAGGCTCGGGTGTAAATCCGGAGAGGTTAGTAAGTTCCCATAGGTAGATGGTCTTGCCTTCTTCCTTAATGATTTTCGATTGATTTTCCGGCAGGGGTGAATTTTTCAAGTTAAAGTAAATGGGTTTATCCGGCGGGGCAATCAGTATGTAGCCTGCCTTATAAGCCGGGTTGGTTTTGGTGAAATAAAAAGAATCGCCGAAGTAATCTCCGAAAAACCCCACCTGGGTATCATCGCGGCGGTATTCCAAATCTATAAGGGCATTTTCTTCCAGCGGCGGCAAATCCATGGCGTATCCGCCCTGGTAGGTCGCATCAGCGCGCCGTCCATCCGGATAAATCACCCGTGCAGTGAGCATCTTGATTCTTTGCCGTTCGGGATTGTAGGAAAGCGTGACTTTCTGGAAATCCTTGATGCCTTTTTCGTTGAGTATCCGGATAATCTGGTGGATATATTTACGGCAGGTGCCGTCTTTGTTAATCTTGTTTACGGATTGGTTAAGGAGGAAATATGCGGAGCCTTCCAGATCCGTTGGTTTTTCTTTGGATTGTTCCCGCTCTTGGAGGATGGTTTCCAGCCCAATCTTATAAGGCGTTTCGAAAGATTCTGATGAGCTTTCCACCCATTCCATATAGCGTTGTAACCACAGGTAATTCGGGTTTACCAGGAGCGCCTTTGCCCAGGAAACCCTGGCTTCGTCAATATTGCCGAGCTGCCGGAGATATTGCCCCTCCAGCCCAAGCGCGAGGTAATTATCCGGGCAAAGCTCCAAGGCCTTCCTGGTTTCCTTGAGTGCTTTTTCATTATCATTCAAGCCTTCCATTATTTTGGCGCGCGCTATATAGGATTCAACCGGGGATAAGCCCAGCCAGATGGAAACATCGTGCAGTTGTAAAGCCTGTGCCAAGTGTCCCCTTTTTACCAGGATATCAATCATGCCGTTCCGGGCTATGAAATCGGTGTAATCCACGTTCCGTAGGATATGCTGGTAGATAAGGAAAGCCTCATCCAGACGGTTGGTATTTAAAAGCCAGAGGGCGTAATCGTATTGGAGCGGAAGGTAATCCGGATTTTTCACGGATAATGATTTCAGGTTGGAGAGCTTTTCGTTTTCAAATCTTTTCGCCTCGAACCATTTTATTTCCAGGTGCCTGGCTGGTGTAAAATCAGGATTTACCTTTACCGCGCGGTCGAGGTAATCGCGTGTCTTAGTGAGGTTCTTCATGGAGTAAAAATAATATTCGGCAAGGCCGGTAAGCGCCTGGAGGTGTTCTGGTGAGAGTCCCACGGTCATTTCCATGAGTTCCCGGTAGGCGTTTTCATCCTTTTCCGAGGGCGAAAGCGTTTCATCCTTAAGCGATTTCGCCAGGTAGTAATAATAATATGCCTGGTTTAAAGAAGCGCGGGCGGTATGGAGAAACGCTTCCCTTTCCGCCGGTTTGTGCCGGTCAGAATCCGAGCGCGCCTGGTGTATGATGCCGGCATAGAAAGAATAACCGGCCTTTTCCGGGTAGCGCCGGGAGATTTTTTCCAGGTATTCCAGGGCGCTTTCCGTTAAACGCGGTTTCTTGCGGGTGGGATTTTCCGGCAGTAGAATATCCTTTATTTCTTCCTCGCGCGAGGCGTATTTTAAGCCTGTTAACGGTGCTCCATCCGCAGAGGTTATCCTTAAGCGGAAACCGCGCCCGTAACCGGTGGAAGAGGCTTTTACCAGTATTTCATTCCATCCTTTTTCGAGTGTTCCCGCGGCAATATTCTGGTCAAGTGTGGCGCGTGCACGCTGGATATCATTGTAATACAATAAAGTTTCGTTAAGCCAGAGCTTGATTCCTTCCTCGCAGGCAATCCGGAAATTTACCGGCCTGGTTTCTTCGGAAAAGACGTAGGTGAGCGCATAGGCAATGTAATTATCGTTCGGGCTCAAATAATTTGAAAGGTTCATATAACCGCCTGAAATATCGTTTAGGGATATATGGCGCCAGGAGACGCTCTTTTTCCTGCCGTCGTAGCTTGCATTTAAGTCTATGGCGTTTTCCGGCTGGTAGGGTGTGTTGAAGCCGGAGCCGTTTTCGTTATCAAAGGGGCCGATAACCTGCCAACTGTTGACAAAGCCGAGTTCAGAGAATTTTTCCCTGCCTTGGGCGGTGTCGTTGGTTTTGCAGCATAAGATAGCGAGGTAATATTTTACCCAGGAGGAAAATTCCGGCAGGGTCTGGTATTTTTCAACTTTGGAGAGGAGTTTTACGGCGTCTTTGAACCGGTAATTTTCCGAATAAAGCCCGACCAGTTTATGGAGGTATGCCTCGCTTATTGCCGTATAGAGTTTCTTGTCGTCGCCTTTTACTATTTCCTGTTCCTTTAACAATTCCATCAATGCCTGGCTAAGGTAATCGATTGATTCCTCAAAATCGCCCCGGCTTTCGGCAGCCAGGATCTTTTCATCCGTTTTATTTAGGAAGGAAAGCGTGTTGTCGGATTGCGGCCAGGACGGCGAGAGACAGATTAAGAAGAGGAAGACAATCGCTAATTTGATGTTTTTAAGGCGCATGGTTATTTCCCCAATCCTTTAAACCTTCCCATGAGCTTGCCCATTTTCCCGGCGTTGCCCATGTCTTTCATCATTTTCTGCATTTCCCTGAATTGCTTGAGGAGGCTGTTGACCTGGGCGACCGAGGTGCCGGAGCCGCGGGCAATGCGCGCTCTCCGGGAGCCGCTGATGATTTCCGGGTTATTACGCTCTTCTTTAGTCATGGATTGGACAATCGCCTCGACCCGTTTCATCTCTTTATCGTCTATTTGGTTGACCGCGCCGCCCATTCCGGGAATCATTGCCAGGAGGTCTTTTAACGGTCCCATTTTCTTTATCTGCTGGAGCTGGTCGAGGAAATCCTGCAAGGTTAATTCCTGCTTCCGGATTTTTTCCTCAAGCTCCTTGGCGCGTTCCATATCCACGTTTGCCTGGGCTTTTTCAACCAGAGTGACGATATCGCCCATCCCGAGTATCCTGGAAGCCATGCGGTCCGGGTGGAATTCCTCAAAGTTATCCATTTTCTCTCCGATGCCGACGAATTTAATCGGCTTGCCGGTAACGGCCTTGACGGAAAGCGCCGCGCCGCCACGCGCATCACCATCCAGCTTGGTTAATATGATTCCGTTAAGTGAGAGCTGTTTATCGAATTCCGCCGCGCTTTTAACCGCGTCCTGGCCGGTCATGGCATCGGATACCAGGAAGATATTATTAGGCTTTATGCGGACGGCGATTTGCTTGAGTTCATCCATCAGTTCTTTATCTATATGGAGCCGGCCGGCGGTATCTACGATGACCGTATCGCGGTTGGTTTCCCTGGCGGTATTGACGGCTTTTTCACAGAGTTTCGGAGGGAAACCGCCGGGCTCGGAATAAACCGGCAACTTTAACTGGGCGCCGAGTGTTTTAATCTGTTCGATAGCGGCCGGGCGCTGGATATCCGCCGCGACGAGGAGCGGGGTCTTTCCTTTTTTTACCAGATACTGTGCGAGTTTCGCGCAGGTGGTGGTCTTGCCGGAGCCCTGTAGCCCCGCCATCATGATTATGGTCGGTCCCGCAGGATTAAAGTTTATGGAATAATCCGGAGGGCCCATGAGGCGCGCCATTTCATCATAGACTATTTTAACTATCTGCTGGCCTGGGGAAATGCTCTGGATGACTTCCTGCCCGACGGCACGTTTGGTTACGGCATCTATAAAATCCTTGGCTACCTTGTAATTGACATCGGCTTCCAGAAGCGCCATGCGCACTTCGCGCATACCATCCTGGATATTTTTTTCGGTTAGTTTTCCCCGGCCGGTGAGTTTGCGGAATGTTGCTTGGAGTTTTTCGGTAATTGATTCAAACATATAGGCAGCCGTCCCGATGATTCGGGATTAAATCACTTTTTGTTTTCTTGTTCCTGAGGTGCCGGAGGAGGCATCATGTTGTTTACCAGGGCTTTTATTTCCGCCCGCCATTTTTCGTTGAAGTCATCGCTTCGCTTGGTCATCCATTCGTTTTCCAGGGACGGCTTCTGGGTATCAAAATCTTCACCGGCCGGCGGGCGTTTGGCATTTACCTGGACCAGGTAATAAATGCCTTTGCTTTCTATAATCGTATAATCGCCTGTTTCCATCAGCAGGGCTTTATCCAGGAAGTATGCGTCTATTTCTTCGTGCTCCGGTACGACCTGGTCTCTTTTCACCCAGGAAGACTTGTTTGTCGGCGTGCCTTTGGCTTTTAAGATATCTTCAAAGAGCCGTATTTTGATTTCTGTTTCAATCTTCTTTTTTTCCTCGTCTGTTTTGCCTGTAATAGCTGAAGATTCTTCCGTAAAAGACGAGGTGATTTTAGTCTGCAGTTCCTTGCAATCGTTTTCCGCCGCCTGTTTTGATTTCATCTTTACAATGTCGCGGGTGACTTTTTCTTTGATGGCCATGGTAAAAGGCGGGTTGTAGGTGACTTTCTTTTCCAGCACTTTAAAGATAAGCTGTCCTTTGCCGCAATCTACCGGGTCGGAGATGATGTCTTTCTCGAAAGCGAAGACCTGCTCGGCAAAAGCCGGTGAACCGCCCATGGTTTCGGTGATTTCGTTAACGCGGTCCTGGCTGAAAAAGCCGGTCTTTTCGTAGGACAGGCCGAATTCCTTGGCGATAGCCTCCAGGTCAACCGGTTTTTGCTTGATTAAGAGGATATCGATACGCTGTTTGATTTCCGATATTTTATCTATAGCCGCCCCTTTGGCTTCGAGTTCTTTCCACTTGGATTTTATTTCATCCTGGACTTCTTCGAATTTTTTATGGGTTATGGTCGGAGTGATTGGGGTTGAATCGGTTATCTTGAATTCATCAAGGTTTTTATCGTAATAGTTTTTGATTTCTTCGGGCGTCGGTTCGCGGACGGTTTCTTTAAGCTTAGTATAATCGGCGATGACGTATTCCGCCTGGATTTTATCCGGCACGACGTAAGTGGGCATATTATCCCTGAAATACTTTTCCAGTTCCTCGGGTGATTCTATCTTGACTTTGGATTTGTAATCATCCGGGTCAAATGCCGCCCATTTAATTTTCGCCTCTTCGTTATTCAGGATATACTGGCTGAAAAGGTCCTGAAGCGAGGGGAATTCGCCTTC harbors:
- a CDS encoding PD40 domain-containing protein; this translates as MGTGIKIISALLMLVGVIGCGTTEPAPSSEHRVDSEEIKSSPLTTDYSLLISQLGSDDWETREKAQEALQAYGKNLIKQYRSNHSPDIKKELQSLALTVKQYLQKDNPEIKNRLKLLLKSFYPLIGTPGILCTAGMENDIYLVNLDGSEKKLTDDGYEHFSPVWNGKATKIAFVTKKEDLHDYEISCMDINGSNKEVIRKKGFMEKISYLAWSPHEESHIIFIMEREIQKLDLAEKEEIMREQILSSADMTPEKYFLSWNRNRDEFVYVSYFSNLDKFRLNKAGLNWGKEELLLESNDELKSLFYPAWNPDGSKIAFVCGKEKDISAMPGITGFPDWHHLEGNIYILNVATKKITKLTDSGTDSSPTWSPDGTKIAFTSSREVINKETNERIACNIYTMNADGSNIKKLTTSGGYFNLQWSHALDDIYEFFKFGLEETK
- a CDS encoding DUF3857 domain-containing protein, whose product is MRLKNIKLAIVFLFLICLSPSWPQSDNTLSFLNKTDEKILAAESRGDFEESIDYLSQALMELLKEQEIVKGDDKKLYTAISEAYLHKLVGLYSENYRFKDAVKLLSKVEKYQTLPEFSSWVKYYLAILCCKTNDTAQGREKFSELGFVNSWQVIGPFDNENGSGFNTPYQPENAIDLNASYDGRKKSVSWRHISLNDISGGYMNLSNYLSPNDNYIAYALTYVFSEETRPVNFRIACEEGIKLWLNETLLYYNDIQRARATLDQNIAAGTLEKGWNEILVKASSTGYGRGFRLRITSADGAPLTGLKYASREEEIKDILLPENPTRKKPRLTESALEYLEKISRRYPEKAGYSFYAGIIHQARSDSDRHKPAEREAFLHTARASLNQAYYYYYLAKSLKDETLSPSEKDENAYRELMEMTVGLSPEHLQALTGLAEYYFYSMKNLTKTRDYLDRAVKVNPDFTPARHLEIKWFEAKRFENEKLSNLKSLSVKNPDYLPLQYDYALWLLNTNRLDEAFLIYQHILRNVDYTDFIARNGMIDILVKRGHLAQALQLHDVSIWLGLSPVESYIARAKIMEGLNDNEKALKETRKALELCPDNYLALGLEGQYLRQLGNIDEARVSWAKALLVNPNYLWLQRYMEWVESSSESFETPYKIGLETILQEREQSKEKPTDLEGSAYFLLNQSVNKINKDGTCRKYIHQIIRILNEKGIKDFQKVTLSYNPERQRIKMLTARVIYPDGRRADATYQGGYAMDLPPLEENALIDLEYRRDDTQVGFFGDYFGDSFYFTKTNPAYKAGYILIAPPDKPIYFNLKNSPLPENQSKIIKEEGKTIYLWELTNLSGFTPEPLMPPLEETAPRLEVSSYPAGEKGWKEFGKWYWNLIKRQYDITDEMRDTLKPYIKPNAPIEAKIWVVYTYVISEIRYVAWEYGIHGWKPYRASTIFARRFGDCKDKATMINVFLNDMGITAYPVLIYAEESKGKDDLTLPMVEHFNHCISYVQLENGQELWLDGTAVFNAMGTVPAADTDSKVLVLNETGGAIKEIPPLAPEDNSRREINTIRLDKKGNARLNMKMLFKGERGGEIRYYFFNPAKSSLIMERMLGNLYGGTTVNSVKTSALGELETPPSVTVDANIPKLAQAPLRFASGTPDNGDLRQNGAKEGTKDLSFKAVLFPPKTGRDLPIAPQGLYGLTALSERKFDLLLPINKFPYEDSIRNEFILPLDAQVKSLPGKVELATKFGTFKITYEITPAANEGDNERIVFTEKITLKTRRIPAKDYKEFREFVNRIAREEEREITITFKQ
- the ffh gene encoding signal recognition particle protein, whose translation is MFESITEKLQATFRKLTGRGKLTEKNIQDGMREVRMALLEADVNYKVAKDFIDAVTKRAVGQEVIQSISPGQQIVKIVYDEMARLMGPPDYSINFNPAGPTIIMMAGLQGSGKTTTCAKLAQYLVKKGKTPLLVAADIQRPAAIEQIKTLGAQLKLPVYSEPGGFPPKLCEKAVNTARETNRDTVIVDTAGRLHIDKELMDELKQIAVRIKPNNIFLVSDAMTGQDAVKSAAEFDKQLSLNGIILTKLDGDARGGAALSVKAVTGKPIKFVGIGEKMDNFEEFHPDRMASRILGMGDIVTLVEKAQANVDMERAKELEEKIRKQELTLQDFLDQLQQIKKMGPLKDLLAMIPGMGGAVNQIDDKEMKRVEAIVQSMTKEERNNPEIISGSRRARIARGSGTSVAQVNSLLKQFREMQKMMKDMGNAGKMGKLMGRFKGLGK
- a CDS encoding peptidyl-prolyl cis-trans isomerase; translated protein: MLRDFRKFFQKHERKAFIILAIVTALAFGISPQLINMAGQDENPPGTIYGREISESELKSIEIRWYNLNRYISGYISRNPYMFARAPHFSETRFQKWWDEQKDGEESIKRQYKSWQEAYFQKAFTMLNIAPFNLADYEEWWNDKPNKYSESLAKTIAVLAATADRLGIQVSDEEIQGFISSGLPFFRDPNTNQFSIDYYRFSVDREIQLTQAGFEKTIEEWIKALKLSGFRQEGEFPSLQDLFSQYILNNEEAKIKWAAFDPDDYKSKVKIESPEELEKYFRDNMPTYVVPDKIQAEYVIADYTKLKETVREPTPEEIKNYYDKNLDEFKITDSTPITPTITHKKFEEVQDEIKSKWKELEAKGAAIDKISEIKQRIDILLIKQKPVDLEAIAKEFGLSYEKTGFFSQDRVNEITETMGGSPAFAEQVFAFEKDIISDPVDCGKGQLIFKVLEKKVTYNPPFTMAIKEKVTRDIVKMKSKQAAENDCKELQTKITSSFTEESSAITGKTDEEKKKIETEIKIRLFEDILKAKGTPTNKSSWVKRDQVVPEHEEIDAYFLDKALLMETGDYTIIESKGIYYLVQVNAKRPPAGEDFDTQKPSLENEWMTKRSDDFNEKWRAEIKALVNNMMPPPAPQEQENKK